The nucleotide window AACTCGCCTCGGCGTTTTCTCAGCAAGGGTTCCTCGAAGCGGTTCCCGCGAATCCGGAGAAGCCTCCCTTTGCCGTCGCCGGACTTCCCACGATCACCGAGTGGTCCCGCCGGTTGCTGCTGGTGGGTCGGGAGCAGGCCGTGGCGTCTGCCGGGGAAGAGGTGGGCTTCCGCAACCATCCGGCGCTTTCGGAACACAATACCGCCGCCACGCAACCGGTGCTGTTTCTCAAAGGCAGTCTCTCGGAGCGGGACGGCATCGGCTTGAGCGAGGAGGTTCGACGCACGATCCACGAGAAGCGGCCGGTGGTGGGTGTGGTGATCAATGCCATCGACGATCACCTCCTGAAGGGGGATCAGCTCAACATGGGCTGGACCATCGAACGGGTTCCTTTGCTCCAGCAATTGCTGGCCGCCGCCACCGCGGCAGATCGGGTGGTGGTGCTCACCAGCGATCACGGTCACATCATCGAGCACAACACGGAGACCGTCCGTCAGGAAGGAAGCGACCGTTACCGCAGCAATCAGGAGGAGCCGGAATCTCGCGAACTGGAGGTCAAGGGCGAGCGCGTCGCGCCGTTTGCCTCGGGTGGATTCATCGCTCCCTGGAGCGAGCGGATCATCTACACCAGCCGCAAGAACGGATACCACGGAGGGATTTCCCCTCAGGAGGTGATCGTGCCCCTTGCCGTGCTCGCGCAGGAAAAGAACCTGCCCTCAGGCTGGGTGGCCGTGGCTCAGCGATTGCCGGAATGGTGGTTTGCGGGTGGAGCCACCACGGAGACCAAGAAGCCGACTCCGCCCTCTCTCCCACCCGTAGCGAAGGAAGTCAGCGGGCTGCCGCTCTTCGATCCGAGAACGCCGACGCCAACTTCGACGGAGGCCGACTGGATTGGCGCGTTGCTGAAGTCCGAGGTGTTCAAATCGCAGTTGAGCCTCGCCGGGCGCGTGGCGCCTTCGGCCGAAATCATCCGCAAGACGCTCGAAGCCATCGAGGAACGGGGCGGCGCCTTGCTCCTCGTCGCCCTGTCTTCGCGAACCGGAGTTCCGGAATTCCGGCTGCCGGGAATCCTCTCCAGTTTGCGGCGCATCCTGAATGTGGAGGGGTATCCGGTGCTCTCCATCGACGACAGTTCCGGCACGGTCCGTCTCAACCGGGAACTGCTGAAATCCCAATTTGATATTCCGTAAAAAGCGACTCCGGAGGTTGCCCACGAATGAACACGAATCGCTACGAATGCACTCAAGGCAAAGTCACCATCGTCGCGGGTTCAAATTCGTGTGTATTCGTGCAGATTCGTGGGCCCTTTACCCAATTTGATCTCCCGTAACCATGACCGTCAGCCCCGAGAAACGACTCGAAATCCTCGACGCCCTGCGTCGGGGAACCGTGCCCAAGAATGGCGTGGAAGCGCTGGCCGTCGGACTGGATCGATTCTCGACCTGCCTCGACGAGGAATTGGACCGGGTGGGCAAGGGTGGAGCCGTCTTCAAGGCGATTCGAGGGGACTACGGATGCGGCAAGACCTTCCTGGCCCGTTGGCTTCAGGATCGAGCCCTCAAGAAGGGGTTTGCGGTCACCGAAGTCCAGATCTCGGAGACGGAAACCCCGCTCCACCGGTTGGAAACAGTCTATCGCCGACTGATCGAGCGGCTTCGGACGAATGACGTCGATGGCGGCGCCTTTCGGAGCATCGTGGATGCATGGTTCTTCGCCCTGGAGGAAGACGTGCTTGCCGCCAGCAGCGCGGAACCGACCCAGGAAGCACTCCTCGATCGAACCAACGCACTCATCGAACAACGGCTCCAGGCCGTCAGCAAAACCACTCCGCTTTTCGCCATCGCGCTGCGGGCGTATCGGACCGCCATCACCCAGAACCAAAAGGCGGTGGCGGATGGCATCCTCGCTTGGCTGGGCGGTCAACCGTCCGTCGGGGCGGAGGCGAAGCGTGCAGCCGGCATCAAGGGAGACGTGGACCACTTTGCGGCGCTCGGCTTTCTCCAAGGGTTGCTCACTTTGCTGCGAGACTCGGGGCTCCCCGGGCTCCTGATCATTCTCGACGAGGTGGAAACCCTGCAACGCGTGCGCGGCGACGTACGGGAAAAGGCGCTCAACGCCCTTCGGCAGCTCATCGACGAGATCGACGCGGGACGCTTCCCGGGGCTTTACCTCGTCATCACGGGCACACCAGCTTTCTTTGACGGTCCGCAGGGAATCCAGCGTCTCGCTCCCCTGGCGCAACGGCTTCACGTGGACTTCACGACGGAGGCGCGCTTTGACAACCCGAGGGCCGTTCAACTCCGGCTGTCACCATTCACCAAGGATTCGTTGGTCGAGGTGGGAACACGGGTGACCCATCTGTTCGCTCAGGGTTCGCCCCACACGGAAAGGATCCGGCAGCGGGCCGATTTCGTCCTGCTGGAGGATCTGGCGCAGGCGGTTGCCGGGAAGCTGGGCGGGAAAGTGGGCGTCGCCCCTCGGCTCTACCTCAAGAAGCTGGTCGGCGACGTCTTGGACCGCATTGATCAGTTCCCGGACTTCGATCCCCGTCGCGATTACGCGCTGACGGTAACCCCCACGGAGCTGACGTTGGTCGAGCAATCCGCCGCCGGAGTGGCGAGCGTCGACGATATCAAACTCCAGCTGTGAAAACGGTGAAGGCCCACGAATCACAAGAATCGGCACCAATCGCAGAGAAAGGCGTGGGAAGCTGTTTTGTCCGGTCCCATTCGTGCCGATTGGTGCGATTCGTGGGCAACCTCCCCACGTTGAGCCTGTGAGCCACTTCGACAAGCTCCACCCAGCGCTTCAGCACCACATCGTCAATTCGCTGGGGTGGAAGGAACTTCGTCCGCTGCAGGAGCTCAGCATCGGGCCGGTTCTCGCTCGCAATCACGCCTTGCTGATCGCACCCACCGCAGGCGGCAAGACTGAATCAGCCATCTTCCCGCTCTTGTCCCGGATGCTCACTGAAGAATGGGACGGCCTTTCCATTCTCTACATTTGCCCGCTCAAGGCGCTGCTGAACAACCTCCACGAGCGGCTGGAACACTACTTGGGTTTGGTCGGCCGCAGCTGTGCGGTCTGGCACGGCGACATCACCCAGTCGCGGCGACAGCAGATTCTCCGAACGACCCCGGATTGCCTGCTCACCACGCCGGAATCCCTCGAAGCGATGCTGGTCTCCCGGAAGGTGGAGCACCGGCGATTCTTCGCCTCGCTGCGGGCCGTGGTGGTCGATGAGATCCATGCGTTCGCCGGTGACGACCGGGGCTGGCATCTCCTGTTCGTCTTGGAGCGAATCAGCCGTCTGGCTCCGGCCGAACCCCAGCGGATCGGGCTTTCCGCGACCGTCGGCAATCCAGACCAGTTGCTCGAATGGTTCGCAGGGCATTGCACCGGGGCCAAAACGACCGTCGTGGCGCCCTCCAGCGGCATCGCCGCGCCGGAGGTCCAGATTGATTACGTTGGCAGCCTGGAGAACGCGGCCATTGTCATCTCATCCCTCCATCGAGGGGAGAAGCGGCTCGTCTTTTGTGACTCCCGTTCCCGTGTGGAGCAGATCGCTGCGGCGCTCCGCAGTCATGGTGTCGAAACCTACCTTTCCCACAGTTCCCTCAGCGTCGACCAACGACGCCAAGCCGAGGCGGCGTTCAGCCAGGCCAGCAACTGCGTCATCGTCGCCACGAGCACCCTCGAGCTGGGCATCGACGTTGGGAATCTCGACCGGATCATCCAGATCGACTGCCCGAACACCGTCGCCTCGTTCCTCCAACGCATCGGACGCACCGGACGACGTCCGGGAACCCGTCGCAATTGCCTGTTCCTTGCCACGTCCCAGCCCGCACTGCATCGAACCATCGCGCTCGTCGCCTTGTGGGAAGCCGGCTTCGTGGAACCGATTTCGGCACCGGCGTCTCCCTACCACATTCTCACGCAGCAGCTTCTCGCCCTCATCCTCCAGGAGAACGGACTGGGGATCCTCGGTTTGCAGCACTGGCTGGGGCGCATCCCGTTCGTTCGGGACCTCCCGCGAGAAGAGATCCAAGGGCTGCTGGAGCATTTGGTGCGGACGGGCATTCTGGTAGAGGACCAGGGAGTCCTCGGACTAGGTCCAACCGCAGAAGCCGACTACGGCTACCGCTATTTCAACGAACTGCTTTCAGTCTTCACAAGCCAGCCGGTCATTACCGTCCTCCACGGAAACCAAGAAGTCGGAACCGTGGACCAAGGCAATTTCCTGACCAAGGTCGAAGGCCCGCGGTTCATTGGTTTGGCAGGGCGCACCTGGCAAGTCCTCCATGTGGACTGGAAAGCCAGGAAAGCCCACGTCGAACCGGACGGCACGGGAGGGAAAACCCGATGGCTGGGGGGATCCCCGGGGCTTTCCTTCAAACTGGCTCAAAGCATCCAGCAAGTCGCTGCCGACGAAGCCACGCCCGATCATCTCTCCAAGCGTGCGACCGAAGCGTTGAAGGAGATCCGGGATGAATTTGCCTGGGTCCGGGCGGAGCACACCCACCTAATTCCAGCGAAGGAAACTGGTCGGACCGAGTGGTGGACGTTCGCTGGCCAGCAGGTCAACGACACCCTGGCCGACCTTCTCCGGGATGGGCGCGAAATTGTGGCGGAAGCCGACAGCCTGACGATCCAGTTGCGGGTGGACACGGGCAAGGCCCGGAAATGCATTGAAAAGTTGCGTGGCCTTGCAGACGCCGAGATTTCAATTCAACTCGACCCCGGGGCCGATTCGGAATTCAAGTTTGCGGAGATTCTACCAAACGAGCTCAGGGGAAGGTTGGTCAACGGGAGATTAGTGAACGTTTTGCTTACTCGGCAGATTATCGATCAGCACCTGAGTTCGGCCTTCTGCAATTCGTTGCATGGCGCGTAACCAAATAATCGTGGAGCAAATCAAATAAACGTCGTCCGGCTAAACGCCACCAACTTTCGCAGCATCAAAAGCGCTGAACTTAATTTGCCCAACCGGGTGAGCGTCGGACTCCTGTTCGCCCTGCGCGGCTTGTAGGACTCGACAAAAGGGCGGGCGATGGGGAACTGGGTCTCGATAGAGGATACTGGAACGTGCGACTAAAGAGTGGGAATGAGGTGGTACGCGGCCGGGCCGCCGGGGATGAGGGAGGCGTCAATGCTCTGGTCGAACGTGGCCAGGCGGCCGCCGCGCTTCACGGCGAGGCCAAGTGTCAATCTTTGAACCTGTCACTTTAAGAGGAATTCTGGATTCGGTTCTGGTTCATCCCGGGGAGGTGTTCCGATTGGCGGTCGTTTACCGGGCACACGCCGTCGTCGTCGCCCACAATCATCAACTCGTAAACAGAACCGATCCACCGCCGTTGCCCCCTACAGAAAGAAGTAGCGGTTCCGCCACTCCAGCCTTCCGTGACTCGCCCAAAGCAGCGCCAGCGCCCGGGCAATCCCTCCCACGTCATTCTGCGCGTAGCTGCGCCGGTCCACGAAGATGACGCCAGCGTGGTCGCTCCCCTGCTCGGCCCAGTTCTTGAGGAGCGGTGGAATGGTGCGAACATCAAAGGTCACCAGGGTCAGCCCCTCGGTCGCCGCTTCGCCAAGTACGAGGGCATCGGACGCCCCAAGAAAGTGGCCCCCTCTCCAGTCACGGAGGCAGAGGATCGTCGCCTCCGGCGAACGCTTCCGCACCGCCGGAGCAATGGCCGGGGACAGATGCTCGTCGGTCAGTAGCTTCAGCATGGCGCCTCAGCGGGAGTCCCGCGACTTGGCGTTCATGCGCTGGAGTCCTGGAAGAAGACGGGAAAGTGTCTCGAAACTCCCCGAGTCGTTCTCCCGGATCGCGTCCTCAATTTCGTCGGGATATCCGTCCGCATACGCGACCGCGGCATGCACCTTGGCCTCCGGCCAGCGCAGGTGCGCGGCCACCTTGGCGGCATCATTCTGGTGATCCCGCAGCAGGGTGATCACCTGCCAGACCGCGAGCCGGGAGCCTTGAACGTAGGCTTGGCGCCCCACCGGCGAATCCCGGAACTCGATGAAGGCGAAGTCCGCCTGGCGCAAGCTCTCGGCGAGCAGCTGGGCACCAACATCACTGGCGGACCTGCCCATGCGTTTGGCCAGGAGACGAAGCCGGCCGGCCTCGTCCTGGGAAAGTCGCACGCTGACCACGGCTGAAGCACTCATAGTGACACCTCCATCTACTGTATGCAGTGTAACTCGACGGAAGGGTGTTGGCAATCCGGGTGTGACTTCGCGCAGCAGCCGCCGGTTTGCTCCCACAATGCGCGGTCGCCGGGAATGTCCAGATCGCCCGCACACAGGCCGTTTCCTTCATGCCCCCGTATCCACCCGGCTCACCCTGCCGTCCCGCGCTCCGCTTCGACCCGCCCGGACTTCAGCGGGCGCGGCCATCGCGCTCGTGCCCCGGCCTCTCGAAGAGCCGTTCCAAGGAAACGCCGAATGCCCCGGCGAAATGCTGAAGCTCGAAATCCGCAATGCAACGGATCTGGGACTCGATCTTCGCCAGGGTCTCGCGGCTGATGTCCCAGCCGAGCAGATTCAGTTTGGCAACCAGCTCCTGCTGCGTGAGACCGGCCTTCTCGCAAAGCTGTCGAACCACCGGACCGACAATATTTCGAGGAGGAGACCTGTTCTGAATTCAGAACTTTGCGATGCCCCCCTGCCGGCGAATTTTGGTTCCGAAGGCCGCCACATTGAGGCCAGAGACCATGCCGCCATCGCGCATGAGTTGTACCTGAAGCTCGTCGCTGGCGACCGCGAACAGTTCCTCGACCGCCACCTCGCTGCTGCGAACAGCGACGGCCATCACCTGGGCCTTCAAGGCGACGTGAGTGGCGCCGCGGCGCTGGCCCGCCGCTCAGTGGACTACTTGGAATCTTTGTCTCGCGAGTCCGCGCACCGATTCTCCGAGGACCCCGTGGCTGCACGGACCTCGTATTCGTCCTGGTGCGCGGGGGCCGGTGACGCCAACAAGGCTCTCCTCGCAGCCCGGCGCGCCGTCCAAGTCGCCCGGAAACTCAAGTCGCTACGGGACGCCAGGGATCGCAGGCTCCTGGCGCTCGCCCTTCAGAATCTCTTCAACCGGGAATACGAGGCGAAGGCCTACCGCCGCGCTGCCGGACACGCCCGTTCTGCGCTCTCCGTGTTGCACTCCCTCCCAAGTCCGACCACTGAGGACACCTTCGAAATCGCCCGACACCACCGCAATCTTGCGGAAGCGCTCCGAATGGCGGCCAAAACGGCAATTCGGATGCGTGAAGCGCTGGGGGCGGCAGCCGATGCCCTGAAACACCTTGAATCCATTCCCCAACCCGGGTCCCCGGCGATTCTGGAAGCCCGTGCCTACTCATTGCTGACTCTGGCACAATGCCTCCACGATTCCGGGGACATCGCCCACGCCGTTGCCACGGTCCGGCAATCCACTGAAATCCGCCGCCGCCGGCCACCTGCCGGACGCCCTCAGTGCAGCCACCGAGTCCGTCGCCCTCTACCAGCGGCTCACGAAGCGCGGCGAATCCTCCCGTCAACACCTCTGGCTCGCGGAAGCCTTGCTCCATCTCGGCAGAGCTCAGAACTCCGTCGGCCGCCCCAAACAGGGCTGCGATCCACGGCCGCTCCCGCCCCAGCCGCCAGCAACTCCCCCAATGTCGCCTGCGTCCCCTCGATGCGGCTCGACCGCACCGCTTCGCGACGCACGAACGGCCGGATGAGCAGGTGCGGATTGGGCAACCGTCGGCCTTCCCCCGCCAACCGGCCCACCAGCAGGGAGGCATCCGCCAGCGCCGCTGCAAGGGCCGGAGTCCAGTCCAAGTTGGGAGGGAGAGGCTTTGGATGGAAGGCCCGATAGCCCTCCAGTGTCGAGATCCACCGTCCGGAGGCCCGCGTGGTTTTTCGAGGAAGAAGCCACGGCCGCAACCGATGCATTGACGGACCGATTGAATCAGGGCGCGCAGGGAGTTGTCGCTCGGCATTGGCCGCTGGAGGTCGCCAACACCCTGCTGATGGGAGAGCGCCGACGTCGGTGCCTGGCGGCGGATATCGCGCACTTTCCCGGCAGCGCTGCTGTCACTTCCACCTTGGCCCTTGCCCGGGAACACCGGTTGACCGCCCACGATGCCGCCTGTCTGGAGTTGGCGATGCGCCGTCGGATTTCCCTGGCAACTCTCGACCTCGAACTGCGCAAAGCGGCCAAGGCCGTCGGCGTGGAGTGTTTGCCGGAACTGCCCCAGCCTTAATGCTTTTCGGGAAGGAGGAGGATCAAAGGAGACGGTTGTTGTCGCGAAGGGGCACGGGTTCGAAAGTGGGCCTCTGGTTTCCGAGGGGGCGCACCTGGGTGGCTGTTCCGAAATGGGCCTGCCGATTTGAGGACTCCAAGCATCGGAAGAAGTCGGCGCGTCCGCCCCTCCTCGGCTGCCCGAGCCTTACGGCGACCCGATGAGGTCGTCGCACAAAGCCACAAACTCAGTTCCCCGCACGGAGCGCGTCAGGGCCAGGCATCCCGGTGCCAGCGCCAGCAGTTGATCGTCATTGATCCATTCCACGGTGGCGCCGGGCTGTGTGGCCAAGGACACCGCCGCCGGGTTGGGTCGCGTCTCCAGCACCAACGACGACGGAAGCGCCGCAGAATGGACGAGGTCATACACGGGGCGGACGCTGTCCGCCGGCGCAGGACCCGTCGTCACGGCGAGGGAACTCGCTGCCCGTCGTGGCTCCAGCCGATGCCACAGCAGGAGATCCGCCAGGCATAGGACCGCCATCACCGCGGCGGCGAGCGTACCTTGACGGAGGCGACGCCGTCCGCGCGCGGCCCGCAGGGTCCTGGAAAGCGATGACGCCATTCGCGCATCGTCGGGGCCAAGCACTTCTTCCAGCAATGGGTCAGGATTCATTCTCCGACTCCCTTCTCAGCTGGCGCAATACCGTCTCGCGAACCCGGATTCGCGCCCGCGCCAGGCGCGACTCCACAGCCTTCTCGGTGAATCCCCACTCCGCCGCCAGTTCGCGGATAGACCGGTGTTGCACGTACTTCCCCTCCAGCAGCGCGCGTTCCGCGGCAGGCAGTGCCTCCAATCCGGATTCCAGGAGCGGAAGCAGTTCAGCATCAGTATCCGGCGGCGGCTGAGGCGGCACCGCCGGCTGACTCTCGAAAACGCGCCGCAGGAATCCCAGAAACCGATTGTGGCGCCGGTGCTCATCGGTCACCGAACTGCGGGCCAGGACCGTGAGCCAGCTCCAGAAGGTCTCCTCCGATTCGAAACGCCGGATGTGCCGCACGCAGCGAATCCAGGTGGCCTGCAGGGCCTCGGTGGCGAGTTCCTCCCGTCCGCCGGTAACCACCAGCAAATACCGGAACAGACGCGGCGCGTACTCCCGATGAACCTCCGCCCACGCGGCCTCGTCTCCCTTCGTCAACCGCACTGTGAGCCCGCCAATGCCGGTGGTTTCCGCCGGCCTCGCAGCACCGGAAGCCGACTCGCTGCGGAAGGGCGACGAACTCAACGGGAGAATGGAGGCAGCCATGGGCATTCCAACCAGGCGAACCTACTTCGCTTGCCTGGTGGGAGGCGGCCGCCCCCCCGATCGCGTCGAGTGTTCCAACATCCTCAGGGCCTCCTCCACCATCGCCAGTTCCTCGCGGGTTCCCCGCACGATAAGCAACTGGGTCTCCTTGTGAAACTTAAGATTGAGCCGTTCCTTGCCGTTGGTCCGGAGTTCATTGCCCGCAGACAGAACGGTGGTGATGTCGTCGATGGTAAGATGGGTCAGGAGTGATTCGAGATTAAAAAAACGAACCGTCTCGGGCTCTCTGACCGGCTCGACCGCAATGACCGGCTCGTCGGGAATTGCCTCAGGTGGGGGACGGAAGACACGCAGCACCCAGACTTCGGGCGTTTCGGACGTGCCAGTTTGGGTGGCCTGAAATCCGAATCCTTCCATGACCTTTTGCATTTGGCTCGCTCCCCTCCCCAAAGCGACATAACGCTGATTTGACTTTGAACTTGCCTGGGTCACTGCAGCGAACAGGGTTGGCACATCCACTTGATGCATGTTCAGGGGCGGGATCATCGTTTGGGAGTCGTCCGGCAAAATGACGACATTGACCGGTGTTCCGCGGGCCTTTGAAACCGCGCTTACAAACTCCACCACGGTCCCGCCTGGAAAACTGAGGTTGAATCTAATTGCAGATGGATCGGCATTCGGTGACGGAAATGCCGGCGGAGGAGGATTGGCTGCCGCAACCGGCACTGGCTGTTGCGCGACGATGGGGAGGTTCAGCAGCGTCAGCACGACGCCCAACTGCGCGGTGCCCTTCAGGACAGGAAAGCAAGCATTCATCGTTTCAACCCGGTACACGCCGCACACCCCAAAATCCCTCGCGGAATGTGCGCCCAGTCCTCTGGATCTTTCGGAGCGTCGTTGGGGGCAAAATCGCGGACCGATTTGGGGCGTCGGTGCGTACTTATAACTCCTGAAGCCCGCAGTACTCCTTCCGTCGCTTACGGCGGCGACAAAAATGAGAGGAGTGCCGCGAGGTCTTCCGGGGTGAGATCGGCCTCAAGGCCC belongs to Verrucomicrobiia bacterium and includes:
- a CDS encoding DEAD/DEAH box helicase; its protein translation is MSHFDKLHPALQHHIVNSLGWKELRPLQELSIGPVLARNHALLIAPTAGGKTESAIFPLLSRMLTEEWDGLSILYICPLKALLNNLHERLEHYLGLVGRSCAVWHGDITQSRRQQILRTTPDCLLTTPESLEAMLVSRKVEHRRFFASLRAVVVDEIHAFAGDDRGWHLLFVLERISRLAPAEPQRIGLSATVGNPDQLLEWFAGHCTGAKTTVVAPSSGIAAPEVQIDYVGSLENAAIVISSLHRGEKRLVFCDSRSRVEQIAAALRSHGVETYLSHSSLSVDQRRQAEAAFSQASNCVIVATSTLELGIDVGNLDRIIQIDCPNTVASFLQRIGRTGRRPGTRRNCLFLATSQPALHRTIALVALWEAGFVEPISAPASPYHILTQQLLALILQENGLGILGLQHWLGRIPFVRDLPREEIQGLLEHLVRTGILVEDQGVLGLGPTAEADYGYRYFNELLSVFTSQPVITVLHGNQEVGTVDQGNFLTKVEGPRFIGLAGRTWQVLHVDWKARKAHVEPDGTGGKTRWLGGSPGLSFKLAQSIQQVAADEATPDHLSKRATEALKEIRDEFAWVRAEHTHLIPAKETGRTEWWTFAGQQVNDTLADLLRDGREIVAEADSLTIQLRVDTGKARKCIEKLRGLADAEISIQLDPGADSEFKFAEILPNELRGRLVNGRLVNVLLTRQIIDQHLSSAFCNSLHGA
- a CDS encoding type II toxin-antitoxin system VapC family toxin codes for the protein MSRSTVRRPAWFFEEEATAATDALTDRLNQGAQGVVARHWPLEVANTLLMGERRRRCLAADIAHFPGSAAVTSTLALAREHRLTAHDAACLELAMRRRISLATLDLELRKAAKAVGVECLPELPQP
- the brxD gene encoding BREX system ATP-binding protein BrxD — encoded protein: MTVSPEKRLEILDALRRGTVPKNGVEALAVGLDRFSTCLDEELDRVGKGGAVFKAIRGDYGCGKTFLARWLQDRALKKGFAVTEVQISETETPLHRLETVYRRLIERLRTNDVDGGAFRSIVDAWFFALEEDVLAASSAEPTQEALLDRTNALIEQRLQAVSKTTPLFAIALRAYRTAITQNQKAVADGILAWLGGQPSVGAEAKRAAGIKGDVDHFAALGFLQGLLTLLRDSGLPGLLIILDEVETLQRVRGDVREKALNALRQLIDEIDAGRFPGLYLVITGTPAFFDGPQGIQRLAPLAQRLHVDFTTEARFDNPRAVQLRLSPFTKDSLVEVGTRVTHLFAQGSPHTERIRQRADFVLLEDLAQAVAGKLGGKVGVAPRLYLKKLVGDVLDRIDQFPDFDPRRDYALTVTPTELTLVEQSAAGVASVDDIKLQL
- a CDS encoding ribbon-helix-helix protein, CopG family, which translates into the protein MSASAVVSVRLSQDEAGRLRLLAKRMGRSASDVGAQLLAESLRQADFAFIEFRDSPVGRQAYVQGSRLAVWQVITLLRDHQNDAAKVAAHLRWPEAKVHAAVAYADGYPDEIEDAIRENDSGSFETLSRLLPGLQRMNAKSRDSR
- a CDS encoding helix-turn-helix transcriptional regulator, with the protein product MQNRSPPRNIVGPVVRQLCEKAGLTQQELVAKLNLLGWDISRETLAKIESQIRCIADFELQHFAGAFGVSLERLFERPGHERDGRAR
- a CDS encoding sigma-70 family RNA polymerase sigma factor, encoding MAASILPLSSSPFRSESASGAARPAETTGIGGLTVRLTKGDEAAWAEVHREYAPRLFRYLLVVTGGREELATEALQATWIRCVRHIRRFESEETFWSWLTVLARSSVTDEHRRHNRFLGFLRRVFESQPAVPPQPPPDTDAELLPLLESGLEALPAAERALLEGKYVQHRSIRELAAEWGFTEKAVESRLARARIRVRETVLRQLRRESENES